In Desulfoferula mesophila, the genomic window GAAGCCCCACCTGGCGCACCGACTCCTCGGCGGCCACGTAGAGCACCCGGCCGCCCTCTGCCCCCAGGGTCTGGGCCGTCTGCAGCATGAGCGTGGATTTGCCGATGCCCGGCTCGCCCCCCACCAGGACCACCATGCCCGCCACCAGACCCCCACCCAGGATGCGGTCCAACTCGGCCACTCCGGTGGGCCGCCTGGTTTCGGGCCGGTCCAGGGCCTGGGCCAAGGGGGTCTTGGGCGCTCCGGCGGCGGCGCGCCGCTGGGTCGTGGGGGCCAGGGGCTCTTCCACCAGGGAGTCCCAGCTCTGGCAGGCGGGGCAGCGCCCCAACCACTTGGGCTGGGCCGCGCCGCAGCTTTGACAGACGAACACGGTGCTGTTTTTGGCCATGGGCTCTCCTTGCTACCCGGCTAGTGTAGCGCGTAGCGGGCTCCAGGGTAAGCCCCCGCCGCTTGAATCATGGTTCAATCTGCAAAGAGCCGTGGGCTTTCATTGACAAAATCCGCTTGGCAGCATATACAGTTAAAAGACCCTAGTGGGTTTTTTGGTTGAGGGGGCGTAGGGTGGATACGCCTTTTTTTTGAGCAGGCAAAGGAGCGGATTGAGCATGTCAGACAACGTCTTACAAGTCAGCGACGACAATTTCGAGGCGGAAATCCTGAAGAACGAAGGACCCGCCTTGGTGGATTTCTGGGCATCCTGGTGCGGACCCTGTCGCGCCATCGCTCCCGTGGTAGAGGAACTGGCCGAGCAGTACGCCGGCAAGGTGAAGGTGGCCAAGATGAACGTGGACGAGAGCCCCAAGACTCCCGGCCAGTACGGCATCCGCGCCATCCCAACCCTGATCCTGTTCAAGGACGGCAAAGTGGCCGATCAGATCACCGGCGCGGTGAGCAAGTCGCATCTAGAAGCGGCTATCAACAAGCAGCTGGACTGAGGCCGAACTACCGGTGCCTTTACACGATATGGTCATAATCGGCGGAGGGCCGGCGGGCCTCACCGCCGGCCTGTACGCCGCCCGAGCCCGCTTGGACGTGGTTCTGCTGGAGCGCCTGAGTCCCGGTGGCCAGGTGTTGACCACCGATATGGTGGAAAACTGGCCCGGCGACGTGGACGGAGTGTCCGGATTCGAACTGGCCGATCGCATGCGCGACCACGCCTTGAAGTTCGGACTGAAGATCCAGAGCGCGGAGATCACCAAGCTGTCGGCCGACGGCAAGTTCAAGGTTCTGAGCGGCCCCGACGGGGAGCTGAGAGCCAAGGCGGTGGTCTTGGCGGTGGGCGCCCAGCCCAAAAAGCTGGATGTCCCAGGCGAGGAGTTGCTCATCGGCAAGGGGGTGTCCTATTGCGGCACCTGCGACGGGCCCTTTTACCGCGACCAGACGGTCATCTGCTTCGGCGGGGGCGATACCGCCGCCGAGGAGTGCGTGTTCCTCACCCGCTTCGCCAAGAAGGTGTACCTGGCCCACCGGCGCGACGAGCTCCGCGCGGCCGGCATCCTGGCCGAAAGGGTGATGAACAACCCCAAGATCGAGGTGCTTTGGTCCCAGGCTCCCTTGGAGATCAAGGGCGAGGCCAAGGTGGAGGCGGTGCGGCTCAAGAAACTCAAGACCGATGAGGAATACGATCTGCCCTGCGACGGCGCCTTCGTGTTCGTGGGCACCTCGCCCAACACCGAGTTCCTGCGGGGCGTGGTGGACATGGACCGTCAAGGCTTTATCATTTGCGATCGGGATCAACACACCAGCATGAACGGAGTGTTCGCCGCCGGCGATTGTTGCAGCAAGCTGCTGCGCCAGATCGTGGTGGCGGCGGGCGAAGGGGCACTGGCCACCTATGCCGCCCAACGTTACCTGGAAGAGGTGCATGAGTAGAGTTTTTAAATCGGCGCTTATCGTCGCGCTGCTCTTGGCCCTGGCCTTGGCGGCGGGGTGCGATTGGTTTAGCAGCGGTTCGGGGGTGCAGGACGAGGCCTTCGACACCCCGGCCCAGGTTTTGGCCAACGAGGCCGAGACCATGTACCGCGAAGGTGAATACGAGCAATCCGCCGAACTGTTCCAGGCGCTCAAGGACCGCTTCCCCTACAGCCGCTACGCCTTGCTGGCCGACCTGAGGGTGGGCGACGCCTATGCCAAGGCCGAGCGCTACGAAGAGGCGATCCTGGCCTACGAGGACTTCATCCGGCTGCACCCCAAGAACGACGCGGTTCCCTACGCCATCTATCAGATGGGCATGGTCTACTTCGATCAGATGTTGACCCCGGACCGGGACCCGGCCAACGCCGACAAGGCCATGGAGACCTTCCAACGCCTGATGAAGCAGTATCCCAGCAGCGAGTGGGCGGTGAAGGCCCAACCCCGTCTGCAGGAGGCCACCCGCCGCGCCGCGTCCCACGACATGGTGGTGGGCCAGTACTACTACAACACCGCCAAATATCGCGCGGCCATGAGCCGTTTCAAAAGAGTGCTCACCCATTACCCCGACGTGGGCCTTTACGACGAGGCCATGCACAAGCTGCGTTTGGCCCAGGATAAATGGAACGCGTTACCCAAGCGCGAGCGCGAGGGCGAGGCCATAGACCGCCGCGACCTGACTGCTCCCCTGCCGGGCGTGGAAACCCCGGACGTGCTCCTGGGTGGCCACGAAAGCCCGCTGTAGCCAGCGGCCCCATGAAAAAACGAGGGACGCCCCGAGGGGGCGTCCCTTTTTTGTTGCCTAGGAGGGCGCCGGTCTAACCGGCCGCCTGCTCCTCCACCAGCCGGGGCACCTGGGCCAGGGCCTCGTCCAGGGCGTCGGGGTTTTGCCCGCCCGCCTGGGCCATGTCCGGACGGCCGCCTCCGCCGCCGCCCACCATGGGGGCCAGGGCCTTGACCAGGTTGCCCGCGTGGAAGCGCCCGGCCAGATCCTTGGTGACCAGGGCCAAAAGCAGGGCCTTGCCGCCGCTGGCCGCGCCCAGCACGGCCACTCCGCTGCCCAGGCGGTCGCGCAGGTTGTCGGCCATTTCGCGCAGGGCCTTGGGGTTGTCGATCTCCACCTTGGCGGACAGCACCTTGACTCCGGCCACCTCCACCGCCTCGGAGAGCAGGTCGCGGCTGGAGGCTCCGGCCAGGCGCACCTTGAGGGCCTCCACCTCGCGCTCGCTCTCCTTGAGGGAGGTGAGCAGTTTCTTGACGCGCTCCGCCAGCTCCAGGCGGCCCACCTTGAGGGCGGCCGCGGCCCGGCCCACCTCGTCTTCCAGGGCCTGCACCGCCTCCACCGCCGCGCCGCCGGTGAGTGCCTCCAGGCGGCGCACCCCGGCGGCCACCGAGGATTCGCCGATGATCTTGAAGTAGCCGATGTCGCCGGTGGCCTTGGCG contains:
- the trxA gene encoding thioredoxin yields the protein MSDNVLQVSDDNFEAEILKNEGPALVDFWASWCGPCRAIAPVVEELAEQYAGKVKVAKMNVDESPKTPGQYGIRAIPTLILFKDGKVADQITGAVSKSHLEAAINKQLD
- the trxB gene encoding thioredoxin-disulfide reductase, with amino-acid sequence MPLHDMVIIGGGPAGLTAGLYAARARLDVVLLERLSPGGQVLTTDMVENWPGDVDGVSGFELADRMRDHALKFGLKIQSAEITKLSADGKFKVLSGPDGELRAKAVVLAVGAQPKKLDVPGEELLIGKGVSYCGTCDGPFYRDQTVICFGGGDTAAEECVFLTRFAKKVYLAHRRDELRAAGILAERVMNNPKIEVLWSQAPLEIKGEAKVEAVRLKKLKTDEEYDLPCDGAFVFVGTSPNTEFLRGVVDMDRQGFIICDRDQHTSMNGVFAAGDCCSKLLRQIVVAAGEGALATYAAQRYLEEVHE
- a CDS encoding outer membrane protein assembly factor BamD, which produces MSRVFKSALIVALLLALALAAGCDWFSSGSGVQDEAFDTPAQVLANEAETMYREGEYEQSAELFQALKDRFPYSRYALLADLRVGDAYAKAERYEEAILAYEDFIRLHPKNDAVPYAIYQMGMVYFDQMLTPDRDPANADKAMETFQRLMKQYPSSEWAVKAQPRLQEATRRAASHDMVVGQYYYNTAKYRAAMSRFKRVLTHYPDVGLYDEAMHKLRLAQDKWNALPKREREGEAIDRRDLTAPLPGVETPDVLLGGHESPL